ttagccacatgaaggagtgcttctacttttaagtaggagacttttcatttccaccacctatgtgagaccaaagcttatttaataaagcaagagagaacatatcatttcctctccacttctttttccctcaatttcccattcaacctatcaattaaacccaacagtTTACACTTCTAACCTGCTTAATCACTTATGCTTCTTACGTGTCTTGCCCTGTCAATTTTACTCAAGCTGTCGAATCAATGATTTAATTTTGCAGATAAAATGAAAACTCCGTACCTTTTtctgtaaaaataataatcagtTTTTGGTGTAGCTATATCTTTGAGACTCTGACCTTCTAACTTTAGCCTACTTTTAAGTCTAAAATTATTGTAGCAAATACCTTGTGGAATTAGTCAATGTGCGCGTAAGCTCACCCAGACATCACAGTTACAACAATGCAATGTCTTTTCAAGGTTTCAGTACTGTAATTTTGGTCTTATTAGCTCAGTGAAGAGCACTGGTAAGTACGAATCTCCAAGAACAGATTGGTGAATTTAATATGGAATACATGtaaaggaaaatgaaaagaagTGACCAACCTCAATTTTGTCGCTAAATGAGTTTTCTAGTTAAATGTTCTTGATGCGCTAAATTTTTTGTAATTACTTTTCcctaaataaaaatacaattaatattTGTAAAATAGGTATTTGAAGTTTCCAATTATATTTCCCAAAACGTCCTTTAAAAGAAAAGGACCTTAGGAagtacttatacttttcttAATAATGCATTACGTGGGGAAAAATTATCACGTAATTCCTTTTTCTCATCAAATTAGGCTTGCCACTCACTAATGCGTTTCTTAATAAATATAGGTTTGCTAGTAATATTATATAGAAACTAACTAATCCTATTCCTAATAAATTTAGTTTTGCTAGTAATATTATATAGAAACTCAGTAATCCCATTCTTAATAAATTTAGTTTTGCTAGTAAGATTATTTAGAAACTCACAAATCTTTTTCTAAATAAATTTAGGTTTGCTAGTAATATTATATAGAAACACACTAATCCTATTCCTAATAAATTTAGGTTTGCTAGTAATATTATATAGAAACTAACTAATCCTATTCCTAATAAATTTAGTTTTGCTAGTAATATTATATAGAAACTCAGTAATCCCATTCTTAATAAATTTAGTTTTGCTAGTAAGATTATTTAGAAACTCACAAATCTTTTTCTAAATAAATTTAGGTTTGCTAGTAATATTATATAGAAACACACTAATCCTATTCCTAATAAAATTTGGTTTGCTAGTAATATTATAAATACACTTTAAAGGTCCACTACGTTTCCATTAGTTACTACTGATTTCTCCTCTCAAGTTTTGCAATATGTTGCCAACAGGCTTTGTATGCCACAGCTGCTTTGAGCGCTCTCTCGTCAGTGTTAAACCAATTTCCAAACAAGAAAAACTGATTATTCCCCCAATTGCTTCttcatattcttcttctttaccCTATTTAACCATTCACTTTAATTTCAGTATAATACAACAGTTTTTGTATATACCACCCAATGATCAAGAATCCGTATGGGTGGGTATAACATGGGACGGTTCAACCAAGCCGACCCAAATCGTTATTCATCTTTCCGATACCAAGCTCTATCAGAGACTTGATCGCGCTATATCAGAAGTGTTAATGCTTTTTAAGGGCGTGTTTGAAGATCAATACCACACTATAATTGAATGTACAACTCACAAATTGCAAAGAATGATGACTACAGGGATGTCAGAGATATCTGTGGATGTGACATTACTGATTAATCACGAATGCGATGGTAGAATTTTGGTAGCATTGGAAGAAGAATTATCAACGTATGGAATGGTGGCTGCTAGTAAATCATCAATAGAGTTGCTAGAGCCGATGGAAGCTGATGAAATAAATAGCAACGATGAGTGTTTGGTATGTCTAGATGAGATAGGGGAGGAAACTCAAGTACTGCGCTTGCCTTGTTCTCATATGTTTCATGGTGAGTGTATTACCAAGTGGTTAGAGAAGAGTCATTACTGCCCACTTTGCCGCTATGAGATGCCCACACATTAAACAAGACTACATGAAGGATCAACAATCTAATGCCAAAACAATTTTGTAGATGTCTTCTGCGGTTGATTATTGTGCCCACAGATCCTTTGATGTTCGTGTTGCATACCCCTCTTAGATTCAAgtctttcttttgttttagCTTTAATGTATGCAGTGAAgaagaacccaaaaaatattgaattagtTATTAATTTTCTCAATAATCTATCGCTCTTGGTAACAATTCCTTTATCCTATTTAgcattaatatttaaaaattatagttATAGTTTGACTAATTTAACCTTTTTAATACTAAAcccttttaattaattattattttttgaatatattctCTATTacaaattctttaaaaataaagaagtacATTCCTTTTTACTTGAAAGTCCTCCCTAATTTTCTCTGTAAATATAATTGGTTTCACATTCTTATTCCTCTTCCTTATTTTTAATGGCTAGCCTTCAGTTTTAGTCCAACGTTGTTGAAAAACATTAGAGCGTTCTATTCGATTCTTGAACCCACGTTGCCTGATTATTTAAGATTAGTTTCATAATCGAAATTTATTTATCGAGTTGATGAAAAGTGCAGAAGGAATCTTGAAAAATGCAGCAAATTAAGTTTAGTGTATTTTGATGTTTGCTATTAAGAAAAAGGGCACCATGAATATTCATTTTTGTCATATATTTGAGGGAATATTATGGTATTTTATTTGAATGATTTCAAATTGTGCAATGAATCACATATTTTGATATTTGAATGATTCAAATTGTGTAAATTGTAATGAATCATATGGTTCGATATTTGGTTTgagtttaaattaaaatattaaaattatttagtttGATTTGTTCTTATTTAAAAACAAACTGAAGAAGAACTCAACCAAATAATAAATGggttgtaacacccctaaaaaattttcccctaagattcgggccttccttgtacacgtgtggggcccatcgtatttatttcgaagtatgtgcttgagttaagatgagtccctgagaaattaaagagcgttggaggtgatgtggggtcattgaggacccctaggaccgagctaagtcccaaaaaggttcgtcgtggctaagttaggatgcgttcgtgtatggggtcgacttctaatggccctatcttttgaaagatggaaatctaggtggcccacgacctattaaattaaaggttgtcgagtcttctttccaatgccaccaagaatgtgaattttggagttcggagttgaAAGATACGACGATCCTAAggtgaactagcacggcaggaattccATTTTTAGCCTGGgttacaactgctggggaaatggccttggcgctgtaagggcgcgacgcgccactatcgcgccagaaacatgcctcagtagtttggtccttggcgcgacgtgccactaaaagttgtgcaggttttttcaagccaaatttccagaacccagaaactttggccttggcgctgtaagggcacgacgcgccactatcgcgccagaaacatgcctcagtagtttggtctctggcacggcgcgccactgcgaggtgtgcaggtttttaggcgaaattggccttggcgctgtaagggcgcgacacgccactatcgcgccaagggcgttttggcctaattttcagaattttggagggagggaaatttgggaattgtcccaaattatatatacacaagccttgaacattttgggaACAAATTttcagccctcactctctctctaaaaagccctagaagcttctctctctctctcttcttcttcttctccatttccaacaaaaagagtccaagagcttcaagatttgagtcctccattgaagacccaaccacaaggttttcttcaagtcttcactaaggtatgtaaggctatccaaaacatgggttgagtccacccatgtgccctattcttgctttgaggttagatgttcatgaaaatggagtttcttggtatggtctaagtttaaatgagttttgtcccctatttatttgattctatatgtattgatgttgttgcgttaagaagttcccaaaatgagcctttatgtgagtatgagttgatgaaaatgagttgttaaatatgttttattgatcttcttgactatgtagattttgataaaggatgctattttcttaaaaatgttgcttattataaaaatgtaaatttaaagtcttgaaattgtgatgagtctcaaagatttctcatatggatggaggaaatgattgattatatctagatgttgctattgtaatgacccattaggtcattttgagaatgagtcctcctcctttcatacgagacccttcccgtaaaattttaatgggttatttggactattcgataattttgattaatttgttgagggataattttagagaattaatttaattgatggactaaagtgttaatttatttaacaccctataccacttttcttatatttattaaaataggttagtaggatttgtaaattttaatacataattagtttggaataggaaaagaaataaaaaaagaaaagaaaagaaaattatatatatatatatacaaaaaaatctgatggcattaagccatcagatatAAACAAGGAAACGAGTAAAACGAACAGAAacggaaaaaaagaaaatggaggaagaaaaacaaaaaaagggggaaaagaaaaataaaagagaagagaaaaataaggattttcattccaaggcgttaaggtaattattctcatcctttccataaaatttttatgtgattatgaacatatttttagggtatattagggtaagaaaatatgaccctagggttcttcacataaaatcttgatttgggggtcgaataacgatccgttttagctgaaatttgacatgtgagtttattttatcatgagtgaacataatcgaaaagaaaatttcagatttgacttcaatgacatagaatgagttagttcccaaattttgatatattgagatagacaattaaatattaggtatattatattttatgaattctattaaatttatgatattggggacattagaacctaaccctaggcttaaaatttggaaatatgagagttgacatgttatttgacatcaacattaggaacttgattatagatttgggtaagtttttggtctaggctagacatataataatatgggtgttgttagtttcgaaatcttattgtggttatttatttgattagattatacttatttggaggcccaacgaaaaggaaaggctcaagcaccagagtaattgcttgattaattaaggcaagtgaatttctaaacctcagtttaagcttatagatgcttgtatttctgtgttatgtgtattaggaagtaatgagaattagactggattattgactatatgattggccttaaagaTGAAGATGAGAGGtagaaaatggtgatctaatgacatgtattggtggaattgatatgttatgattgtggatttattttggacatgtgaaatgactatgttgatgtgagataggaaaaattatggttgttgtcatattattatcgtgaattatatgaacatgaattgattgcattggttctgacatattgtgttgagattgaaaatgatatgaaataaaaggggtcgggccacacgctccgtggtaggtattatgaaacaaaggggtcgagccacacgctccgtggcaggtattatgaaataaaggggtcgggccacacgctccgtggcaggatatatatattgaggggacgggccacacgctccatggcaggttacatggacagaaatgtcccccatgggttccggactgtaattcagcggatgtgtaccgataggacagacatgcatcatctcattgcattgcatcgcattttattGATagttgtgaattcgtgtttacccctttattgctctgtatatgctgaacttgacttgagatgattcattgatgaggttattgatgagtattcgtggactatattgttgttgttattgtacaagtgtagagttggactggttttatgcaggttgtagttaaggaggttcggttgggaggacagaaGTACTTTTGTCTATCAAGTttggcttagttttagttatccacttgctgagtacctgttatttggtactcaccccttgcttccacacttgtgtaggttgtgagcccggacctgcttgatcttctagcattttctaccacttccgaggctatcattccgagtattgaggtagctgttacattcatctagcggacacctcttactcttttattatgttttagtcctattctagagacaaagacattgtgactgtattctcTTTCgcacttcggtaatgtattagtggcttgtacacgtgacaaccaatcttgggggattttgagattatttatttatttttgactaagttaaaccttgctttatttcaattacttccgcatttactttccattggttattaggctgacttatctcggtgggttgagatgagtgccatcacacccggattcgggtcgtgacagctatatatgtgtatttaaatttcttttgaagatatgattgagattgaccggatagtatgattagaagagatttgattgtgatagagttgatgagttgacaaggttgtaatgagacttgtcgatgtgatttgattgagttgattggatggagttttatgagcattgagtcttgggaggagtatcgagcaccgaattgggcaagagtatagtccatactcgaacccaataactgcgtcgccaaacgtaggggggatggaaccaataaagtcggatgcttccccgaaagatttgtcctgacattataggacttggttggattggatccatgatttgttgattcgttcataccctggcaaggtatgaacggatgcggcaacaacgtcagtttgttgtactttcactggctcataagtgatggttgtcggttaagagaaactcccaaataggtcttgatagtactctgagtcagattgagttgaattgtatgtgattggtcccgtctaaatcatattcttgtttagacttaggacatttgattgagttgttattcctcttgagttgagcttccgagttgattaattcttccttgatgttcgttgtattcggccattttacatactcgtacattccatgtactgataccatttggcctgcatcgtttcatgatgcagagacaggtactagagatcatcaaccggcgctctgttgaagatccacatacaccctcagctagttggtgagtcctcctagtttccggaggatgttgagccttcatgtacagttttgttgacatttcctttgctttgattgttggtagccatggacttgtcattgacacctcttagactttgatagaggcttcatagactggagtgtggggaggtcgaactgttattttgaagagtcttattttattgtcttgttgggttgtaaatgtttggccttcggccccatatatgaataatatttctttaattgagttttccgctaatggaatgtgattgattgaatgtgtgactggaccaggtggttcgctcggaggtcagaaatggccttcgagtgccggcccacgcctagggtacccttccggggcgtgacatgggtaaattacttaattgaatgtgttttaaaaaatatttaccatttttaaatatacttttattttattaccattTTTAACAATCAGTAACAACACTTTCATTAAATAAGACATTATGCCTAGGgatgttcacagttttggttaaaaccaaaatcaaactgaaaatttaaccaaaccgaataaaaaaaccgacattcagtttggtttggttttaaatttgaataaccgataatatttgatttggttatggttatagaaaaaaataaccgaataaataaccgaaccaaaccgataattatatacttaaaatttataattatttatatgtataatattaatttttcataaataattaaaaatattttataccttttaattattaatttaatattaatatacttatttttaaggcccaataatccaaacccaactctcaagcccaattataaattctaataaacactaaacagcggtacaagtccaacaatccaagcccattatcccaactctcaagcccaattctaaatcctaaatttctaataagcactaaACACTTGAGCAGCAGGcagcaacataaagtaaaagttaaaactttaaaaccctagtatctgtttttccttttacatttttgttcctctcacgttggtttctcacaaagtcacagactcacagtcatagactaacagtgaaggctcaagagaaacctcaactcctcaaccccaagtataagattgtcaaattttgagaaggtttgtagggagtttttcaaattttaaattgattttaagttgttttctttttttcccgaatgtttaagttgtttccttttctgttttgaacctctGTGAGTCGTGAGCAAAAAAGAGGttcataagaatttgaagaatgtagagagagaatatttgaattatctcggctagtcataaaccgaataaccgaatcaaaccgaaccaaaccgacaataaccaaacccgtggttattattttacttggtttggttatggttttagacatttaataaccgattaaattggtttggttatgattttaatcaataaccgacccaaaccgaatCATGAACACCCCTAATTATGCCCCCTTtttatttgaaaagaaaaaggctTTATCTCTCTCTTTCAATAAGGGTTTTAGTTCAGCGTCTATATCTCTATCAATAAGAGTTTTTCTTCAGTTTCAGCGTCTGTCTCTCTTAttccttcatctcttcttcattcttcccttattcttcatctttttgtttgtttcagATGGAACTCATAGATTTTAGGTGCACAATTGTAATGAAAGGTCAGAAATTTCCTAGAAGAAGCCCACGAATTCGAATTGTTGATTCAGCCGGCAGTGGTGAAGTGAATGTCGGTCCTACTTTTAGTTTGGGAATTTCTGCAAATCAATCTCCAGAAGAAGCTGGTGGTGAGGTTAATCAAAATCTCCAAGCAttgcatgtgaagaaaaagggcggtagaagtaagaaaaaaatcagTAAATTGAGTTCTAAATCTAAATCGAAAAGAAAACAAGTTGATGTTGCATCGgaatctaagaaatttgttgacagtgatgatgattttgaggattTACCTCTTCAATTTCAGTCAAAGAAAGTGAGACCTACAATTGCTCaggagaagaatccaaaaagtcAAAATCGATTGTGCAAAAAAATGGTTCTACCGGAGAGTTTATATCCGGTATGCCATTCTACCAACACATTATTTAACTGATGGCATTTTCAATCtgtttatgtgtattttcttagtttgttgttgttttgaacttgtgtgctagatgttgaagaaatttttttgtgtatttgatacttttGTTATAGTCTAAATTTATTTGCTCAAGTTTATTATATCAGTGATTGTTGAGAGTTTTGCCATGAATTGTTAGATCTTTTgtgttgaaatttatttatttttttaaataaataaataaaaatgaattaaactttgaactaaaatgtattacacatgcattaaagttgaattagaagaaaatTAGAGATGAATGAAATCTGTAGTTAATTGAAAAAAGTTTTCAGTGATCTGtacaccacaaaaatgaattaaactttgaacgaaaatgtgtattacacacacattatcTCCTTGTTATATATCTACACTCTATAGTATCTCTGTATGGTCACTTTAAATCAAGTGTAGTTTGATAAAATTCTGATTTATTGTCGAGTGCAGTTTCTCTATTTTGAAATCACTTCTTACGTTAGATTCATAATCCCTTAATCTTTTGtatttatcttatcttattatTGAGATTAAGACCAAAGCCAGATTTGATATCAATAAATAGATCTTCTAAGATCATTGTTTTGTATTATCAATTATTGTCATATAAAAGACATTCCAATATAAAAACAGTCATGGGTAGAATTTGCAATCTTCTATTTTCTCTTGTAGTTTTCATTATGCTTCATCACCATACTTCTTCACTAGCTAATATTAGCACTGATAAAGCTACTCTTCTTTCTTTGAAATCTCACATATCTTTTAAGTCCTATTTGAGGGTTCATGTTAAGATATAATTATCTATAGTGATAGattgatattatttatatgcAGGATCGTAAATTCTGGAGACATCCAGATGTTTTGTGTTCTTCAAGTAGGTGGTCGTCATATACTAATCATGACGTGATTGagaaaataaaactttccttatcTGAAAAACAGCTCGAGTTGTTTAGGAATACTTGTTTTGGTTACTTTCTTGACCTTCCAAAAGTGACCACACAACTCCAACTTATTCATTGCCTTATGAATAGGGAGTTAAAACACACACTAGATGATGTGTTTGCTGTTGAATTAAATGAGAAAATGCTATTTTTTGGGCTTAGGGAATTTGGGTTAATTACAGACTTAAATTATGTTAGTGATGGTTTCTTTATTAATGTTCCAGATTATCCTTGTCGGTTGTTGAGCAATTATTTTTCTGAACAAATCACTgttcaaaaaaatcatctacGCGAGttgtttttatcaaaaaaattcatagatgaTGATTCCACCGTTTCACTAGCTGTTTTGTtctttattaataattttttgttcTCATATGAGAATAATGAATACCAAATTATTAATAGAGATTTCTACCTTGTGGAAAGTGAATAATTCAATTCTTACCCGTGGGGTTTAGATGTCTACAAGAAGTTGCTTGATAATGTGAGGCACAAGCTTAATTCAACAAATCAATACTATAGATTAAGTGGATTGCCTCTTgctcttcaaatttggatttttgAGTGTTGTTCAAGAGTCGATGAAGATTTAGCTCTTCGAATTTCTGATTCTATTTCAAGAATTTTGAGGTGGAAAACAGTTGCTGAAAGTCCTTGGCAAAAGCATATTGAAAATGGCATCTTCATGCCTACGAAATGTAAGGTATCTTCCTGCCTTTGATGTGGCTACATAATTCCTttggacctacttggtatgATATGGCTTAAAAAGGCAAAGATGAAGataattttcccatcccatgtgagatagaagtttcgtatacttgttcttcttcaatgtagctatgtctgagtcgtagcatatttgaataggactagtgtaggttactttattgtattctcatggaaggggagagtctccctcatttatgctttcttagccGATTTGTactgggaggagtcctctcataggtttactgctttctagttatagttagcccctTTTTTGtaccggggatgagttagccgaccttagtaggttagccgacttatgaaccaacataggatcggaggtaaggttttatgtccccctccttgtatttttacttttgttatttatgttaaggcttgggggtgttgctcaacccctgactgtgcacgagaggtgggagcctcgtgtagggtctgttcccttaaaaaaaatgTAAGGTATCTATACAAAGTTAATATAAtttatgacatatatatatatatatatatattagttcaaCTCAAGTTAATACATCTATTTGTTTCTGTATTTTAATTTCAGTGTGAGCATATAATGGCAAGTGAAGATGAGGTATCTAAATTGAGGCTTCCTGAACCTCGTGATTACCATTCTGAAATTTTGAAATTGGAGCCGAAAGGATCAAAGCATAGTCTAGATATGTTGACCAAGGAGGTTATAGAGTTGAGAAAAGAACTTGTACAGGTATAAGCTAAGTTGGCTTTAGgctttatctttttcaaaactgttattctaatatttgtgttatatttgattatatacTAGAAGAATGAAAATCAcaaagctcttgaagagaagatagacttacaatctattcaaatgaaAGAATTTGTGATGAATTCCAACAAACAATTATTGAAGAATATTTCTTTGTTGTTTGCTAAGAGAGACATCAACAGTTCTTGTACTCAAAAGGCTGGGGAATCATCTAACAAAAAGGCTGGCGAGATATTTTCGGGTGGATTAGACTTCAATGGAGGTTCGTTTCTGTTTTTAATACATCTATAACATTCTGAATCACTGCAAAGTGTGCAAGGTTTTGGCTATCGCATCAACAATAGTCAACAACAACTACTGcactttttttttggttttcccAATTGTTTTTATTCACatatttttcttgtaatatattttaattacacACAACATTTTCTCCTTGTGTTGATGCATCAATACATGTGTCGAGAGGGCATGACACTCAAGTTGTAGAATCAACTCAGCATGAAAAATCTCAAGTATTTAAAGCTTCCGTTAAATTTGCTACTGTTGGGAATTCTGAAAGCAAAATTGGTAATGAAGggtttaatacaaatataatacacaTTTTATATACTTTCATTCAACTTTGTTTAAATTATTCATGTTATGTACAGATGAAGATGTTGCAGGAATTTCTATTGAACATGTTTTATCTGAGGTTGTTGCTAATATAAATGGTATTAGTTTTATTTTGAAAGTTCAAATAAACTTCTTTGTCTACCTGCTCCTCCCTTAAtgcattattaaaaaaaatattttgtatataGGAGAAGAGGATGTTGATCTTAATTTAGTTGAGGCGCAACCTAATAGTAGTGCAACTAACAAAGGTGAACTAGATTGTGATGCGTCTACTGATGTCGATGCGGCAAAGAGTTGTCAAAAAACTCTTCAAACGCTCGATGACTTCATGTTGTGTGTTGAAGATCTTTCCCAGATCCGTAAGACAGAAGCATCATATCTAAGAAAGAAAGCCATTGTTgaggaaaacaaaaataaaaaggcaGCCACtattgaggaaaaaaaaagaaaaagaaagccactattgatgaaaataaaaagaaagtgaCACCGAAGAAGCGTGCAAGAAAAAAATTTCCAGGAAAGTCAATTAAATCTCCTTATATACAACATTTTGAATCTGGAGGGAATTTATGTGTAACACGTTAAATATTTGAGATAAAACATCCCTTTTCACTTGTAATCGGAGTAGATGATGAATCTGATTTGATAGATTCATTCACTTCGTGGCTTTATACG
This sequence is a window from Solanum dulcamara chromosome 10, daSolDulc1.2, whole genome shotgun sequence. Protein-coding genes within it:
- the LOC129871438 gene encoding uncharacterized protein LOC129871438 produces the protein MLPTGFVCHSCFERSLVSVKPISKQEKLIIPPIASSYSSSLPYLTIHFNFSIIQQFLYIPPNDQESVWVGITWDGSTKPTQIVIHLSDTKLYQRLDRAISEVLMLFKGVFEDQYHTIIECTTHKLQRMMTTGMSEISVDVTLLINHECDGRILVALEEELSTYGMVAASKSSIELLEPMEADEINSNDECLVCLDEIGEETQVLRLPCSHMFHGECITKWLEKSHYCPLCRYEMPTH